TGAAGCCAGCTCCCGAAGCATAGATACCGGCAGCGTACATGCCTTGCCAGCCCTGGTTATTGGTGTTCATCGGCAATTCAGAAGCCATGACGGTGTTGCTGGTACCATCGGTGACGATGTTCAAACCGAAATTCTTGTAGCCCATCTTGAAGGCCGTTCCGCCGTTCTGATATGTCCAGAGACCATCCCAGTTGTTGGCATTGTCTTGGTTGTAGTTGGTGTTGCCAACGCAGACACCGTAGCTGTAACGCTGGTGCGACCATTGGTTGTTCGCGCTGTTGGATTCACCCAAGGTGACCTGCTCGGAGGGGCAAGAGTAGACGTCCAGTGGCGTGGTGCGGTACAGCGTGTTATTGCCGTTGTTGGCTTGCTTGTTGTTAAAGTTGATCGTTTCGTACAGGGCGGTCTGTTCGATGAACGGCAAGATGCGTCCGAAAACGGAAACCGTGTCACCGTTGTAATCGTCGAACCCGAGGAATGGCAGCTTCTTGTAAGTATCGTGATAGTTGTGCAAGGCTAACCCGATGTTCTTCAGGTTATTGGTGCACTGCATACGTCGAGCAGCTTCGCGAGCCTGCTGGACGGCTGGTAGTAGCAATGCGATCAAAACACCGATGATGGCGATGACCACAAGGAGTTCGACGAGGGTGAAACCGCGACGAGCGGATCGACCGGAGACAAATTGGGACGGACACATATTCATAGGGTGCCTTTCACCGCCACGCGGTACACAACGGGGGTCGTAGATAAGTGAGGGGGTAAAATGGATGAGCAGAGAATAATTTGCGTAATAGCAAAAACCTATTTTCCGCACTTTTTTCGGCTAAGTGAATGAGAGACTGCGTTTACTTTTTGAGAACTGTTTCGCTATCTCAAATCGGCCTACTGAAGCATAGCGTGAAATTATCCTAGTTAAAGTCGCGGGTTGACGAGACTTCGTTCGCCTTACCGCAGAATCACCAGTTTCTGGTGGAAACTTCGGGTTTGTTGTGGGTATCGGTCTGGCTGCAAAAATAGGGGTTTGTCTAGGTCTAGTATGGCTATTAAGCGGCCTTTTGCCGCTCGTTCTGGTGGTCCACGGCCGTAGTTCTAGAAACGCTGGTGGTTAAATTGAGACACGTTGCTTGCCACTTTGAGCGCTAAGCGATCACCCGAATAAAGACAAAAATTCAGACTTAGTTTGAAATTTCCTGGCTGCTGAGTTTGAATTCTCGAAGCGTTCTGCTGCTTCGACGAGGACACTTAATCGGTACTTCCAG
The genomic region above belongs to Blastopirellula marina and contains:
- a CDS encoding DUF1559 domain-containing protein, with amino-acid sequence MCPSQFVSGRSARRGFTLVELLVVIAIIGVLIALLLPAVQQAREAARRMQCTNNLKNIGLALHNYHDTYKKLPFLGFDDYNGDTVSVFGRILPFIEQTALYETINFNNKQANNGNNTLYRTTPLDVYSCPSEQVTLGESNSANNQWSHQRYSYGVCVGNTNYNQDNANNWDGLWTYQNGGTAFKMGYKNFGLNIVTDGTSNTVMASELPMNTNNQGWQGMYAAGIYASGAGFTGYLGPNTRASVDGGRRCWNSNDYIQKIPCHQAAGDNWRTATFAAFSMHPGGVNAANFDASVSFVPETIDIWTWRARTSPHGGEVVNNN